From a single Maylandia zebra isolate NMK-2024a linkage group LG3, Mzebra_GT3a, whole genome shotgun sequence genomic region:
- the LOC106676527 gene encoding histone H2A-like yields MDLKLGKVFPWNELKLKTGGKARAKAKTRSSRAGLQFPVGRVHRLLRKGNYAERVGAGAPVYLAAVLEYLTAEILELAGNAARDNKKTRIIPRHLQLAVRNDEELNKLLGGVTIAQGGVLPNIQAVLLPKKTEKPAKAK; encoded by the exons ATGGACCTGAAACTTGGGAAAGTTTTCCCCTGGAACGAATTAAAACT aaagaccgGAGGCAAAGCCAGAGCTAAGGCCAAGACCCGCTCATCCCGTGCCGGGCTTCAGTTCCCCGTGGGTCGTGTCCACAGGCTGCTGCGTAAAGGTAACTATGCCGAGCGTGTGGGAGCCGGCGCTCCTGTTTATCTGGCAGCTGTGCTCGAGTACCTGACAGCTGAGATCCTGGAGCTGGCTGGCAACGCAGCCCGCGACAACAAGAAGACTCGTATCATCCCGCGTCACCTGCAGCTGGCTGTGCGCAACGACGAGGAGCTCAACAAGCTCCTGGGGGGAGTCACCATCGCTCAGGGTGGTGTGCTGCCCAACATCCAGGCTGTGCTGCTGCCCAAGAAGACCGAGAAGCCCGCCAAGGCCAAGTAA